The nucleotide sequence TCGCAGAGGCTTCTGCCCAGCGCAGTTACTTCCATTGCCTCCCACACAGCTTGGGTCCCTTAGCGGTCTTCTATCAGTGCTGCATTGCTGTATCCATCTTTGGGAATATACATACGTGCTCAGACACTCAGCGACTAGAGGACTTCTTACAACAGAGGTACCCTTGATTTATCACACTGCACTTTTTCTGATCCATCCAAGTTATTTGGATTCGTGACAGTTCTTCTAAGTGATTTATGTCTGCCGAGGGTCTGACTTTAACCCTTCTCTTCTTGGACTCTGCAGTAGTATCGTTCAAAAACGTTTATACTTTATTATCCAGCCGGATGCTTTATGATTGTATGCATTACAATGGattgtattttattgttcatttagcCACATTGTTTTCAGTGCAATAttaataaatttttatttattacattactaTAAAGTTTTACACTAGTTCCATTGAGCGctgttgttttgtgttttttttgttggttttaccTGGACCTCCTACTTCTTTCCAGTATATTCTGGTACTTTGGCGGTGGAACCACATTAGGTGCactaaggagccctgaccaattcccaatctggattggcagggggcaggcctccttaaatacccagtgtcagcacagctggggaggagttgatcgggtggaagatggagatggagtgttaggctgtctgGGCcattgagggagctccccagtctgagggggtgaccttgggcctgggctcaggtgcagACGGGACCCTCTTACAACCCACAGAGGTGTCATGCACAGGAGGCACAGGAagagcaagagaggacagcaggaggacactgccgggcaagtcttcaggagttccacagaggcagccaagagggctggtgagtgttcaCACcattgggaggagtgggaggcatGCATGAGAGGACTGAGATgcagcagtctgggatgggtgcaaaGCCAGTCTGGAGGATGGTGGTGGCACAGGCATTTTAAAGGGgctgctgcagccaggtgggctaatagtgcctgaagaggtggtactgggagcagGAGCAACAGGGACAACTAGCACTGGGACTGTTCTACAATTTTTCCAACACCATAGGGGCCTGTGGTCCCTACCTGTAAAGGGCATCTGCTttaggcctggctgagccagtgtcaggcctacagtGCTAGCTAGTCTGGAAAACGAAAGGAAGCAAAgtgcaggaggagagaggagtGATGATCTGAAAGGAAGCAATttgcaggaggagaagaggagtgtATATACTGTGACATATATAGTAGTCCCAACTTTGACTTTAATCACCTGGACATCTCATAAGTTCCCCATACCTATCCAAGTTTAATTCACctcaataaaatgtaaaaacaagtgCAAGGACTGCTTTCCTGACTCTGAGCGAGTGAAaagtgtgtgcctggctgggcagggACACAGACGAACTACTACATTCAGCAGCCCCTACGAGGGGTACCGCTACATAAAGGTGATGTAGGAGATTATTTTCACTGGTCATGTAAAAAATTGAGGCAGTTTTAGCACAAAGCTGAATTTATGTCTAGAAAGAAGAACATAAATAGAACAGCATGGCTAAAATGCAGGCATTGCATGGGTCCTGTGCCTTTGGCTTTCAAAATTGTTCTGTGTAGTCCAGGCTGTAATTTCAATAGGGGCTTTAACTTAGGTACACTCCACTATCCTATTGGCTGCCTAGGCTTGTTATTAGATAGTTGGTCAGCAGTGGGAATCTGGCAAGGTTCCAAGAAGTCAAAGGCCCAGACCAAAACCCAGACAATACAAGTTTTGGGAGAACTAACATGCTGTAGGATAAGAGCATCAATGTGTCTAATATAGTCCCCCCTTCTGGCTACTAGATAACACCAGAGCAGGTAGAATGGGTTAGGCCCAAGACCACTTGGATTGATGGGCAGTGTAGATGCCTACTATAGTTCTTCATAGTTAGGATGCCAGCATGGGCAGTGGCACTTAGATTTGAtgccagccctgcccccctgccACCAGtgggcagtggcgtagcgtggggggaaCCTAATTTTAGGTTCCGTGTGTCCCCAGCACTCCGGCCGCCATGTTGAGTGTccggcaccctgtgattgggcgtatggcggTCATGTGTAGGGCTGGCCTGTCTGCAACAGCGgttgctgctgaagtcccgcctccggacatgacccccatacgcccaTTTAGAGTGCGCCGGACACTAAACAAGGTGAGGAGACAAGCAAAAATGTGAGCCGCCTCCGCTGCTGCTGCCACCGCTGCTGCCTCCGCACCctggcaccctgtgattgggcgtatggcggTCATGTGTAGGGCTGGCCTGTCTGCAACAGCGgttgctgctgaagtcccgcctccggacatgacccccatacgcccaTTTACAGTGCGCCGGACACTAAACAAGGCGAGGAGACAAGCAAAAATGTGAGCCGCCTCCGCTGCTGCTGCCAGCGCTGCTGCCTCCGCCGCCGACTTCGCCTCCTCCACTGCAGGAGACAACCAAAAATGTGAgccgcctcctcctccaccgctgcctcctcctccaccgccgccaaCCAAAAAtgtgacagtgtagtgtagtggacagtgtagtatagtggacagtatagtgtagtggacagtgtagtgtagtggacagtgtagtatagtggagtAAGTAAGGGTTATTCCTCCACTCACACCATCTCTACCAATCAACCGTTTTGTTTGTAACAGATACAATGTACTTTTACATATGGTGCATTGCTGTAAATATTAGTAGGTTCGCTTtctcatacagtactgtatataaagtCAGTTTTTTTACCTTGGCAAAAGGGACAAATAAACACTAGTTATGCAAAATTTCTCAAGGAGTTACTCACTATTGCAGCTGATGTTACAACCGCCTATGGCTCCAGAAGTGTTGCCGTCATTGCACCACCAGTAGCTGTTGATCTGGAAGATTCCATAGTCAGTGCTCCAGCCATTGTCGTTCACAGCGTTGGTGGTGTAGCGGCTCTCATAGTAAGCCAAGCACATCCctaggagaaaaaaggaaaaaaactgaatCAAACTAAGTGAACAAAGATAAGTAAATCTAACCCCAAGTGAATAAAGTAAAGATCGGTGACAAGTATAATCATAAGGCCACGTAGACACGataggtctgaaggaccgttttcatcagtccaaaccgatcgtgtgtaggccccataggttatttaaccttaggttaaaaaaatgaaaacttgctttaaaatttaacctatggattggtaaccgataggtcaaaaccgatcgttagcatgcaaaaccatctgttaaaaacctgcgcttgctcagaatcaagtcgacgcatgcttggaagcattgaactttggttttttgacgctctatttttgtttatagagcaaaaaataaaaaccgcagaggtgatcaaataccaccaaataccaccaaaagaaagctctatttgtggggaaaaaaggacgccaattttgtttgggagccacgtcgcacgaccgcgcaattgtcagttaaagcgacgcagtgccaaattgcaaaaaggggcaaggtcctttagctgcattttggtccgggtcttaagtggttaatgaaggtataaaaaaaacacacttacaatgcAGATGAAAGTGTGAAGCATGTAATAATCGAGCCGACCGGCTCCTCGATATGCCTGCCCATCTTCCGGGTTCAGCTGGTAACGctgtgacgtcagaacgtcgcctgcCCAAAGTTTTGTCGCAAAGAGGACGTGGTCAcgtgacgatcgtttttttcaatcgtttttttatccataggaaaaatttaaaacaggttctattttttttcaccgaagaataaaaaaacgatgggacccacacacgatcggttcgtccgatgaaaatggtccatcggtctgttttcatcagacgaaccgatcgtgtgtacagggcttaacagcaaGCCACATCCACTATTGACTGCCATACATTGATGTGATGAGCTACCTTTGGTGGGCCCTAGGTGCCCTAGGTGCCCCGGTCTGACACTGCCTGACACATTGTCTGCAAACTCCACAGAGGCTATACAGTAACCGTGTCAAAATCAGATCAGAGGttggcggggtcacaggagcgtcacacggcggggacttcaatttcaagcgcagcgtccggggaagaagaagcaagatgcggatgagaaggccgacagaaggagaagaagatggaagaagaagccggtcaagatgcggacaagaagacccaagaaagaagcagaggaagaagaagatggaggaagaaacccgaatgaaagcagaaaagaagaagatggaagaagaagaagcgcggaaagaagacattaataaaggaattgtcaaaaaccggctattgtcattttttacattttttacacttttttttggtgagcgCAAGCTGAAAACGGTTTGGGCTTTCACGTGCGCCGCCTCAAGCCGCGCAAAGGCTGCTACGCCGCTTGATATTCATCAAGATTTTGCCGGCGTAGTAAGACGGCGTGCATGAAACTCCGAAATTGCCGTGCACGCCagcgcagtacacaaataaacctcccggagGTTTAGGCGTACTTGCGGCGTACGGCGCTCGTTTTCAGAAAAATCacgttcactttcaattcggcccgtaaaacttaaacaaacacatgtacttcccccacatcaccccacatccccccctaataaactcccaccCACACACcttctatttacatttctaaatgccgtgcgccaggtctatagaggcgcaccatgcgccctctcctgggcgcactaggaattatagtaaataaagaaatacgctgctctgccagcgtatttctttagtaaatgtcaaaaaggCTTTAACtcctgcctttgctccatgaatcatggcgcaaaggcttggtaaatcagcccctctgTGTGCATGACCACCTTTCATTGAGGGGTGTTTACCCCATAACATGTGTttacaagcagaaaaaaacaggACACTGCTAGAAGCGGCATTTAAAACGCctaatgtgcatgaggccttagaatACAGTAATTGTGGCTGTATATTCAGATTCATCTGTAGCTGGTTCTCTTTAATTTCAGGTCTTCCAGGTAGACAGAGCAGGCACACCATATGATAAAAAGGTAGGAGAAGGTTTGCATGTAACTAGAATATAAGATCCATACAGTGTGAATGAGTGCCTTGTTTTTAATCAGCTGGAGCCGCCTGGATGCATGCTCCAAGCCTGACAAAAACGGAACCATTCCTAAACTACATGCATGCAATAATGAAGCCTCCAAATGGATTTCAAATTTGCTGTAATTGTAAATCTAATGACTGCATTAAATGGGGGAAAGCCAAAACTATTCATATGGAAGGTTGAGGATGGTGAAGATAAATAGTAGCTGGTCCATACGTACAGTTAGCCAAGCTGTAGCCATAGTATCCATCCAAACCACCATTCTTCAGGACCTGCGCCAGCTCACATTTTGTGAACACTTTGGCCTCACTGGCAGCGAAGAGAGCAATTAAGAGGAGACAGAAGACAGTCTTCATTCTGATGGTTTCTGGACTCGTGTTTTTAGTCTGAACAGGAGCAACGTTGACTGGCACAGCCAAGCTATATATGTCTGCAGGCATACAGATATAATCATCAGACATAATTAACCATTAACCAACATTATATAAACACATTGTGGAGACTGATTGGATTTGCTGGTTATGTAAGCTTGGCCTTGGGTCAGAATAAAATGTAGGCTATacatgttgcaattttttatttattttttcattcagccagccTCTTGGCTTCAGcactcagggccatctttaacccctttaatacaaggcttttatacccacctccataccaggcctattctggcacttctctcctacatgtacaaatcatcattcttttgctagaaaattactcagaacccccaaacattatatatttttttttagcagacaccctaggaaataaaatggtggtcattgcaactttgtatcttgcacaatatttgcacaataatttttttaatgccttttttggggaaaaaaatggcttcatgaattaaaaaataacaaaacagtaaagttagcccaatttttgtaaaatatgaaaatgatgttacgccgagtaaatagatacctaacatgccacgttttaaaattgcgcacactcatggaatggctccaaactttgttacctaaaaatctccataggtgacgctttgacaatgtttacaggttaccagtttagagttacagagaaggtctagtgctagaattgttgcacacactctaacgcatgcggcgatacctcacatatgtggttttaatGGCGTTTATATACGTGAGCGGAGCTTACGTGTCAGTTCGCTTCTAaacgtgagctaccggggacaggggcgttttaaaaaaaactaattattataatatttttttttacttatttatttattttttacatttattttttttttgtttacttttattcctattacaaggaatgtaaacatcccttgtaataggaatagtgtgtgacaggtcctctttatataaaGATGCGCGGTCAATAAGACCCCtcatctctccttcaggctggaaagcatgagatcgtaatttttttttaccgatctcatgcttactggccgcaatcgcggctttgtttacttccgggtacccgggcgtgacgtcatcacgcgcgggcctccgacagtcatagagataaccggtgaccatctggtcaccagtcatctctatgcttcccatccggaGCTGgaagattctttctccgggctccCGGAGAAGCATGGATGACGGcgtgagggggggatgtcccctcccgccacttataagaacgatcaatcggcagaaccgccgctatgatcattcttatggtgcgcaggatagCCGTCAgcaaacaatgatatctgaatgatgcctgtagctgcagcaaTATGTTAATGAAACCaagcaaagttaaaaaaaagcgtGATTTATTAATACAAAAGATACAAAACATTTCacatataataaaaagaaaactgcttgggggggggggcatggtttGGACATGGCAGAGTGAAGACCTCTGTAGCTTGAGCTCCCGACCCTCACCTGCTGAGTCTTACACTTCCCTTCAGCTAAATACCAAGCCACAAGAAGGGGAAAGGCTTAAGACACACAGAAGCCCTACCATAGAGATAAAATCAAATGTTTCTTTGGCAGCTCTGCTCATCCTCAGACCATCGACTCCAGACCAGCAATGGCAGACACACATGACAGGTTACAGGACTGCTGGCTTCACCTTCATGCCTCCCTACCTGACTCCTTGCTCACCCCTCCAGGCCTGCTGCATTGAACTGGCAATCAGGCAGTGAAGATGAGGACCTGTCGAATCTAATACAAGCTCTCTACATCAAAACAGATATATTCCTGAATGTAAAGGGCATCAACATGCCTTAAAAATACTCCAAAATCCTAACAGACCGGAAGCATATGAAGGCCCAGAAATGCTTtctacaggaaacccactttagGGCCGATAGAATCCTCAAATTATAAAATCTTCCATAGCAGCTCCCCAGTATTCTTATGTACAACTCAATGGGAAATAAATGATACTTGGTGGGACAGAGAAGTCCAGGCTCTATTCCTAAAAGACTCAATCGGCTCTCCAGTCCAACTGGATTACACTATGGGCAAACTGCAGTAATTTTCGAAGGGCACTATCATCATGGAATGAGTTATCAACTTTGCGTTGAAATCATGGATACCTAATCATGGATACCTCCCCTATTGTGCATGGCCTTCATATTTTGAAAGACCTTCACAATTTTCAGATGGTTGATATGGCGTATCTTTTATCCAGAACAAAAAGACACATTTTACTCTCAGCCTCATAACTTTAAGTATTGATTTCTTCCTAATTTCCCATGCCTCTCTCCCTTGGGTCAGGCACGAGTCCAAAGGAATCATCACGGTCTCTGACTATGACCACCACACTGAgagggccctggaactggagGCTTAATGAAATTTTCCTGCAAGACTTGCAAGTGCAGGCAGAAGTCTTACAGGACCTATGCACCTTTTTCACTACGAATGATTCCCCAGACTGTGACCTTATGATCCTCTGGGAGGCTCATAAAGTGTACATTAGAGGAACCCTAATAAAGCTAGgatcacaaagtaaaaaaaactcaGACCAAGCAACCATATACATTGTTGTCAGATATTCATAGACAGAAAGTGGTCCATAAACAGTCTCTCGCGAGCTCCATGTTAAGGCCTCGATCGCAAAATGCAGACATTTTACAAACACGGAAACCAATGTAGTAAGTAACTAAAGTGGGGTACCCAActtctggggccagattcacagtgagagtacgccagcgtatctactgatacgccggcgtactttcaaatttgccgcgtcgtatctttattttgaattctcaaacaaagatacgacggcatttgtctaagatccgacagtcgtacggcttcgtatgccttcggatcttaggatgcaatacttcggcgcccgctgggtggagttcgtcgttttcagcgtcgggtatgctaattagctgtttacggcgatccacgaagctacgcgcgctcgtcgcattctcttacgtcggattttcccgtcgtaaagttacgcatgctatttcaatggcttatatttagactagccatgttaaagtatggccgtcgttcccgcgtcgaattttgaattttttttttgcgtaagtcgtacgggaataggaaaggacgtcgccgttcaaaaaattacgtcggtgcgacgtcattttgcgcaaagcacggcgggaaattacaaaacggagcatgcgcagtacgttcggcgcgggaacgcgcctaatttaaatgatacacgccccatctgaattaggcgggcttgcgccggacggattttcgttacgccgccgcaagtttacaggcaagtgctttgtgaatcaagcacttgcgctgaaaacttgcggcggtgtaatgtaaatgggatacgttacgctgcccctAGTGTCTAAACTGTTGCTGCTAGCCCAATAATATTGGAAAAAAGGAGGACAGAAGCTCTCAGGGGCTTGTATGCAGCTGAAAAAAATTGTTGTAAACTCTTGAAAGAaatatttatgatttatttattaatagGTATCAAAAATAATTATACATATAAATTATGAAAGGATGAATCCAATTACATACAAGGACAACATTAAGAGCTCTGATATACAAATTATATTATATGATATTCACATGTACATATCTATATCTCACAATGACCATATGTAGTTAACCGTCTGGCTGCCACATACGAATCTCCAACGCGTTTCGATCTTTTAAATCGTATCTATCTTCTTCATctttttgatatttaaaaaaaaaaatgggttatgtattgtattttatttcaaaattgttttgaaaaccgctgcgcaaatatcgtgtgacataaaaaaattgcaacgattgccattttattctatagggtcttcgctaaaaatgtatttaatgtttgagggttctaagtaattttgctGCTTActattttaaacttgtaaacaaaaagtgtcagaaaaagctTGGTCAGCAAGTGGATATTTAATGACTACATGATTACTGGAGAGAGGAACGAGATGCTGCCTTCAGAACTTGATCAGTCGTAGGTTGAACGATCGTGGATTACAGTGCATTATCTATCTGGGTACTTTACGCCTATATGGTGGAAGATACTACATTGATGTGCCCATATTATTCATttgtaaggtgagagttctgggagactggtgGAGGAGAATCACCATGGTTCAATACTACAAATagaacttttttcatcaggaatttTGAAACATTGGAGGATCTACCATCTCATCAAACACATGGGACACTTTACTCATCTTCTGCTTATATTATCATTGCATTATTGAACCATCTATTATTGTGGATATTGGtgcaactttgtgggaaccaccAGCATTTTTTATGCAGTTTTGTACCAAATGCAGTTCACTTATATCACTCAGAGTCATTTTATTTGCACAGTAGcactttatataatatatatattttttagatcacTTGTTTAGATTTGACTTTTTACACGTGTGTACTATATAGTAACTGTTTGTTATTtatcatacaacactgtatcaCTACATTGCACggtgagagtcggttcacactgcagcagcacgacttcgggggcgactcggcaaggcgtcctgaggacgacttcagaggtgatttgcaaaatgactcctgtatagaagtcaatgcaggtcgccccgagccgcccccgaagtcgtacagaaacctttttctaagtcggagcgacttgtgtcgctcctattagaacggttccattgcattcaatgggaccCGACTCGTcaggctgagccgcctgacgtgtcaccccagtgtgaaccgggtctgacAGGATtgtttgtattcatttatttactttAGCGCAAAATCAATTATTTATTCATTCTTGTTTTATGTGTTTAGTGAACACCACTAGATTTAGcagcttttgtttttttggttccctCGTATTTTTTATATACTCACTAGTAGCGCAAGagattttttctatttatttaatgACTTATTGAACTTATAAGAAGCCAGTAGTGCACTCCACCTATAATTAAAatgtcacttttgtttccagGTCTGCATTTTAATCACTGTCTGCACTCGCTCTTTATTTCGAATAGaacaagaataaaaaacatattttcagtTGCACAAAAATTGCCATCACAGATAATAATAACCCGGCTTGCATAGGTTGTTCTCAACCATCATGTTTTTGATATTGTTTGTTATTTTGGGACTAAATCTCCCATTACAAAAACAAGGAACAAAAACAAGTAACTGTCATCTCAGTGCAGCTGGGTgcgtcccgcccccctcctttCCTACCGTTAGAGCAGCATGAGAATCTGGCATTTGTCTGCCAAGGACAGCCTTGACTGTTTCTATTACTGGGCAAGGTGACGATTGACGCAACTATCAGGTGAGTCGTGACAAATCGATGCACCCTACTATTTGTGGCGTAAGCTTAACCCCTGCCTTGCTGCTATTAAATGACTGACAAAGAATGAAATagcttttaccatttttttttttttaaaaaaggaattttttgaaACGTTTTGGAAAAAGCATATCTGCTTCAGGGTTAAAGTTTAGTTTTTGCACagtgttagtaaaaaaaaaaatgtatccaatttttttaatttttattttaattaatttttcattttaaaaatcatgCTGCCTTTGATGTCTAATCAGCAGTAGAAAAACATCCCTTTGTGCTCTTTGTGAATATTCAGTTCTTTAGCAGAAAGCTACATTTTATTTCTCTTTCTGAAGAGATGAAATTTAGGGGATCACCTAAAGGCAGACTGAGTGggagatagattggggtaaggagttccagagAATGGGAGGGGCTCTGGAGGAGTATGGGAGGGGAAaagaagggagctagagagcaggaggttttgggtggagtggagaggacaatttgggtgatatctgcagatgaggttggtgatttaTCTGGGAGCTGAGTTGTGGATGACTCTGTATGTTGTTAGTATTTAGAATGTTATATGTAGGGCAAGCTGGGCCAATAGAGAGATTGGCAGAGAAGAGTGGCATACAGTGAGTGGTTGGTGAGGTGGATGGGTCTCGCAGGAGCATTTATGGTAGACTAAAGAGGGGATAGACTGTGGAAAGGTAAGCAAAGATGGAAGGAGTTGTGGATGGTtaaaaaggggcatattttggaaaTGTTACAGAGGTGGCCGGCTGAATTTCAACCCATGTGTGGCCACCCCTAGTCGACAGAAGTTTATCATTCAAATTTTAAGGCAATTTTA is from Rana temporaria chromosome 9, aRanTem1.1, whole genome shotgun sequence and encodes:
- the LOC120913970 gene encoding lysozyme C-1-like, which codes for MSDDYICMPADIYSLAVPVNVAPVQTKNTSPETIRMKTVFCLLLIALFAASEAKVFTKCELAQVLKNGGLDGYYGYSLANWMCLAYYESRYTTNAVNDNGWSTDYGIFQINSYWWCNDGNTSGAIGGCNISCNSLMNDDITDDITCAKRVVRDPNGMGAWVAWNNYCKNKDLSSFVSGCAL